The genome window TGTGGACCCCTTTTTAAACCCGCGCAGCCTGTTGAACAATAATGAGCAGGGAAAGGAGACCAGAGTGCCTGAGTTGTCCAAGGAGGAGGGGACGATCGTGTGTAAACAGGGTGGCCAGTGAGGTGACACCAGGAGGGTGACCTTGAACCAGAGACccggaggcaggaagagaagtagcCACTTGGAGATAGAAAAAGGGTCATGTCAACCAGCGGGGACAAGGGAGAGAGCGGGCCACAtcagggaggagcctgggctcAGGCCTGAGCAGTTCGAGGCCAGAGCCTATTTCCTGAGGTGAGGAGGGCTGCCGGGGCGGGGAGCTAAGAGCCGGGCCTCAGCCCTGTTGAGGTGGATGAGCCCATTGGGTGTTCCAGGGATGTGTCAGGAGAACAGCCGAGTGTTCCGGCCTGAATCCGGGAGAGAACTCATTCAGCTCAGGGTGGACTTGGGGTTGTGGGCGTACAGATGGCATTTAAAGGCATGAGCACGGTAAAGTCACCAGGCGGGTGCCGGTGGAAAGAGATGGGGTGCAAAGGTAGAGCTGTGGGGAACCCTGCATTCCAAGGTTGAGAAGGGGCACAAGGGACTGAGGAATAATCGCAAGGGAAGGcagggcctggagcccagggagagacatgctgggggcggggcggggggtggcgtGGGGGAGGGCAAGGAAGGGAGGGGGCTTGGTAACATGGGTTCCTTGAGCCCCCGGGGAATTGCCCTGCAGGGCGGGGCTCACAACCTGCTGGCAGCGAAGTGGAGACCTGGCAGGGAGGGGGACCGTAGAGGCCACTCCCAAGGAGCTTTCAGAGACCCGCAGTGGGCGCtgcagggagccctggaggaggaatctgCTGGTACCCCTTGTGCGATTGGAAGgcgagagaagggagaggacatGCCGACCGGGCTGATGGGGGTGAACCCATAGGCAGCTGGTTCACTGGAGCAGAGGAGGAATGATGGCAGGTGGTCCTGGAGCCAGCGAATGGGGTAGcccagccctggggtggggtCCTGATGAAGACAGGAGGCGAGGGCACTGGCCCCAGGGGTAGGGAGCCAACAAGCCAGCACCTCGAGGCTGCCCCTCAGTTCCTTTGAGGTCCTTtctgggaaagaaggcaggaccTGGGTGACAGTGTGGCAGGGGGGACGTTTTCCGAGAGAAGGGTGTGAGGTGTGAGAGCGGGAGGGCGGCACGGGGCCCCGCTGGCAGTATCCCATGTGTCTCTGATGACAGAGCCACCCTTGCGGTGCGAGGAGCCATCCCCCAGAACAGCCCAAGGGCCTGTGTCCCGAGAGGAGAGCCACGGAGGGGCTGGCCCTCCCGTCTGCTGGCTGCCCCTGCTTGCACCTCTCTGTGGGTGTTCAGACCAGCCTGGGAAATGGAGGTCTGAGAGCCTGGGAGGACGGCACACTCTGGTGAACTGGTACCAGTGATGACCACTGATTAGGGACCCAGCGGCTGCCGAGCTGAaaggttcttttttcttattttgctccAGCCTGGCTGATGGAGGCATGgatgtatttttgtaattttcagtttctgtctctgactCCATCAGCCCACCCTTGTGAATAACCTCATAGGATTGCCTGCCGTCCACGCTGAGACCTGAGTGTCACCAGGCCATCAAGGAACTGCATTCTCCCCCTGCCTGTTTCTTGAGTCCTGTTCGCTTAAGAGATGGCAGTGTCTCATGAGCATGGCGCATTTATCCAGAGTCAGGGCTTCCATGTAAaattgggttcagttcctgatagACTTGAGCTGCCCTGAATGTTGCTGACAAGACGTGGTCCTCTCGTGCCCAGGTGCAGACCCGAAAGGAGCAGGACTGCGAGCGCACGCAGCAAGCCAGCATGCTGGCCGACGTGGCCCAGGCTTTTGAGAGTGATGAGAGCGTGTCTGACGACGAGGGCGACAGGGTCACCCTCTTCAGCTCAGCCACTCAGCTGTCGCCCAGCAGGCAGGCCAATGCCAAGACTCTGACCGTGATGATGCAGGAGCAGCTGGACATCATCAATGAAGAGATCCGGTGGGTGATCCTGAACTCAGCACCAGAAACTCGGTTTCTCTGAGGAGCTGTCTTCTCCTAGGGATGTCTGAGTGTTCCATAGTAAGAAACCTGACCTCAGGTCTGCTTCAGGAATTTTCAGTTTTGAGATGGCCCTTGATTACAGAGCTCGGTCAGCTGGGGCGTTCTGTCTATGGTGTGGTTTCCGCACTCTGTGGGGGCGGCAGGAGGCGTTGTGGGGTATCCCCCCTCAGCTCTGAGCACCAAGGTGGGTGAGGTGCCGAGGTGGTGTCCCCTGCGGCCCGTGGACCCTCCTGTGTCCCTCAGAGCCCCCCATGTTCTGGTGAGAAGCCACCTGGTGAAAGCTGGGGTTTTGGGGTTGGCAAATTCCCACTCAgatctgcattttcctttttaacttaatACAGTGTGAAGATTGGCTTGTTGTAAGACAGTGGTCcaaggacatgtgtttgagtttttctcatctcatcagtatatttaagatgttttctttagACACCGTCTTGGCAGTTATAACAATTTTCAAAACAGGATAGAATCAAAAGGCCTGCCTCGTGGTGAGCAGGGGGCCTTGGGTCTGGGTGCAGCCAGGTGGCTGGGAGCCCCGAGGCCTGCCTGGTGCCACACCCACACATCTATGCCCGTGTCCCGAGTCCACATTCAGAGTGGCCGCAGGCCGGTGACCCTGCACAGGACCAGGCAGAGCTGCTGCTCAGACTGTTCTTGCCACGTCAGCCCAGGCCGAGGTGCCCGTTCCTGTAGGCCGAGCGGGATGCTCCGGGGGAAAGGCAGGGGGTGTACGGGACAACCAGCAAACGCAGGTGGTGTCACCTGCCCATTTGACGCCAAGACAGACAGCTTTGTGGGCCGTGTTTGAGCACAGATGAGCTCAGAAAGATGGTCTTTCCGTGTCCCTGCAGGAAGTATGGAATGGttatagattaatatttttatttttacagcaagTTTTCAGGTAAAAGTGATTTTTCCTTATGCGACAAGTTGACTTGATGTAAATGGTCAATTCTGTCCATCAACTTGttatcaacagtgaaaaactttcCAGATGTATGAGTAGAAGTGAAGCTGGAGAGTTTACTTTCTGTAAGAATCTTGTATTTTAatctgaaaatcattttatttgcataatcgTGTATTTAAACTGCTATATAAAAACATCCACCACACATTAGGGGAGAAGAGCAGAAACTGTGAATTCTAGGTTAATGcagcacattgacatgaatccagaaACTCACACAAAGCTGGTGGAGAACTTCATAAAGTGATGCATTTGTATATatacaaccttaaaaaaaaaaaaaaaaaagatcaactcaGCACTTCATCTGGTCTGGAGACTTGTGTTTAGAAACTGCAGCTTGTTTGTGAATTGCTGTTTTGATTATACAGAGTTCCTGATTCCCAGTGGAAAAGACTTGAGGCACTGACGTGCATGTCTGCCCTGAGAGCAGGGGAGGTAAGGGTTGTAAACttgaggtatctcttcacaggAAAGAGAATTGCCACCAGGGCCCCTTCAGAATGTTAgagtaaataagtgaaatcaaGCATGAATGATCAGGGCCAGTTTGGAAGACTCAATGCTAAGTTATTCTAAGTTTGAGAATATTCAAAAGAGGAAACGTAGAACCTTTTGGCTGAGATGTTCATTGAGCAACTGTTTCTGGAATTTGCTAATCATGACACAGAATGCCAGCCCAAATTTATTGTCCAGACAGGTCCCTCTGCTGACAAAGGCAGGTgatgtattttattctattttaggttgatcgaagaagagaaggagaacacGGAGCAGCGGGCCGAGGAGACTGagagcagggagggcagggggagcttAGGCAGCCTCCGTCGTTTTAAATCAGTGAGCTCCCTCAACCTGCTTTCCACCTCCTCGCATGCTGACTCCTGCCCGCCCCTGCCCAAGCCCAGAAGGAGGCAGCACAGCCTGGCGCAGGAGGGAGACCAGCTGGGCATCATGACTCTGGTATgtgtctgcctcctccctgccgcatccctcccccagcacgctgttttttgtttgttttttgttttttctctttataccCAGAAGAAAATCAGGTACATTTGCTACGCTCAGAGGtctaaaagtttttaaactgCCTAGTCTTTAATCATTCCACAATGGCACAGTGACAAATTAGTCTTGATATTTGGACCACCAACTTAGCACGTCATCATGAACTCAGCCAGAGCCTGCCTCTGTAACGTTGCACCTGGCCTGTGCTGGGCACAGCAGCTGCAGGGAAGTTTCTGTTCTCAGGGAGCAGACAGCTTCATGAAAGTAACCATAGGGAGCTCTCATGGCATGGGAAAGCCGTACAGCACATTCTCCATTGGGGATGCCTGGCTACAGGGTGCAGGGCATGCGGTGGGAACAAAACCAAGAATCTACACTGGTCTGCTTGTTGATGGACCTGGCCATGCGCTCAGTCCAGCTCTGTGTATGAAACCAGGTTAaaagcccagggccccagggccccagggaagaCGTCGGGCTGCCTCACTTTTCCGAGTCTAAAACTGGGATGACGACCTAGGGCTTTTGGTGACAGAGTGTGCGGCTCTAAAGCACATGTTCCAGCTTTCTTGCGTGTTTAGCTTAGGTGTTGTGAGTGTATTGCTGTTTACCCCGTGAAATCATGTGTACAAGATTCTGCTTTGTAACTGGACTTGTATTGTCTCTTTTTTCTGTTACCACCCATTTCATGTTAGCTGCATTGTTAGTCAGCTTGTAATTAAATTAACCGTGAATCATTTTAGCGGCCTGTGAAGTGGTAACTAGTCCACTTTGTGGTCTTTTGacactgtttttataatttgCATCATTGGCTAAttagttgatatttaaaattctttgatgaTTTCTCTGCGGATTCATGCTtgatttctttccaaatatttggaaaagaacaATTCTGTATGTTTTCCTTGCTGTTGGAGTTCTCTGACAGTGTGTCTGCTTTCATCACTGGTTTTGATTCCCTCCCTCATCCTGTTGTCTGCTTATTCGTCATGAATCCAGATCCCCCACCAGCCCCCGAGGCTGTAGTTTACCCATCCATCTCTCCTCCCCCGTCCCCTCACTTGCTCTGGTCATAGCCGTGCTGTGGTCCACAGCGTGTGTCCCCTTAGTTGGGTTTGTGCTTTGTCTTCATGTCTCATTAAATGGTGTTTTTCCCCCATAGCAGTAAGTTGAATTGGTGTATCACTATGCagttacaggagaaggcaatggcaacccactccagtactcttgcctggaaaatcccatggacggaggaacctggtatgctgaagtccatggtgtcccacagagtcggacacgactgaagcaacttagcagcagcagcacacagttaTAAGCATAATATATGTAGATGGATCCTAAACTACATATCATGTGTAATTCATAAATGAGATTGTGCTTACATAAAGAAATGATCCTCTTAAGTGTAGAATTAATGGacttttagatatgcagatgacatcacccttaaggcagaaagtgagaggaactagaaagcctcttgatgaaagtgaaagaggagagtgaaaaagttggcttaaagctcgacacgcagaaaactaagatcatggtatctggtcccatcacttcataggaaatagatggggaaacagtgtcagactttattttttggggctccaaaatcactgcagatggtgactgcagccatgaaattaaaaggcgcttactccttggaagaaaagttacgaccaacatagatagcgtattcaaaagcagagacattactttgccaccaaaggtccatctagtcaaggctatggtttttccagttgtcatgtatggatatgaaagttggactgtgaagaaagctgagcatcacagaattgatgcttttgagctgtggtgttggagaagactcttgagagtgagtcccttggactgcaaggagatgcaaccagtccattctaaaggagatcagtcctgggtgttcattggaaggactgatgctaaagctgaaactccagcactttggccacctcaagtgaagagttgacgcattggaaaagactctcaggctgggaggaattgggggaaggaggagaaggggacgacagaggatgaatggctggatggcatcaccaactcagtggacatgagtttgggtgaactccaagagttggtgatggacagagggtcctggcatgctgcgattcatggggtcacaaagagtcggacacaactgagcaactgaactgaactgacacaatatCCTTTCTATGTTGGTGCTTGTATTTAAGACTGTAAATCTCATCAGCTTTTGCACAGTTAATGTCTCTATTAGACTCGTTAAAAAAGTATCTTCTAttgttaataaaatgtaaaaactgcACCTGCTATTATGCTAGCTTTCATTCTTACATATTTTCACAGGGAACTTGCTTTAATGAATTTATTGTGAGaagttttaaatcaaattctGTGTCAGGATTTTACATTAATGTCCAATAGGTGGTTAGATTTGTTCAGTGTTAAAATAGATATTATGGTAACTTCCTcatcagttaaataaataatttaaagtataacatGTTTTTGATTAAGAGAAACTAACTTTTAGAGAGATTTGGCTGAGAATAGACACCTGTTAAggccctttgttgtacagaatgcTATGCTTTAATAAATCATGATGTTGTAATAGAATGGTATCTTCCTGAGTAATAATTTATAGTGTTTCTCTAAGTAAATCTTgaatagcttatttaacttctgtggtcaaaaaaaatgttctgtttccAGTCACATGTTCTCTAAATCTTCATGTCACTTACATGTTTGCcatcatttttgctttactgTATTTGCCTCTACGGATTCTTGAAGTTTTAGCTTCAAAGTCGCAATGAATctggtttctcttcatttctttgcatgcaTCTATCAGCCTAGTGATTTAAGGAAGCAGCATCGAAAGGTAAACTATTTAGTAATTTAGCAGGCCTTTGTTTCTCTGTGAAGTATTGAAGAGTCCTTATCGTTTAACGTGAATGAACACTGTGTAGTTATGTCCTGGTGAATAATTGACGTTTTAATGGAAGTGATGAAACTCACCCACCACTTAAAATGTGCTGATGGTTCTGTTGGAAATAGGTCATTCGTTGGGACAATTGTAACAATTTGCCTTTCTCCCACTTGTTTGCCTTCTGATCATCTCATGCTTGTTTATAATAGAcatagtattatttattatttctaaaaatttctgtacttatgtttttggccatgctgcacagcttatgggatcttagttccccaagcagggatcagaccagtgtgccggcagtgaaagtgccaagtcttaacctttggaccaccatggaatttcTGCTTAGTGTTTTCATGTAAGAAATGACTGAATCAGAGCCATAGATGTTAGATTTGCGGGAAGCCAATTTAATGATGGTGGGTAGCAGTGTGCAGGAGACTCTGTGTGCCGGGCACGTGCTTTCCGAGTCTGTCATCTCATCCCCAGGTGAGGTCCAGGCTGCTGCTATCCCCATTCAGCAGACATAGACACTGAGGCTTAGCGAGGCCGGGCACCCTGCCCAGGCTCTCACACCCAGCAGCGTGGTGCGGACTGGTCTGATCAGAGCCTGGACACTTAACCATGGTGCTGTCCAGCCCGCTTTCCTCTAGAGGCTCTCGTGTCCATCACGGCATCCCTGATGGAGGGAGCATCAGGAGGGagctctctgcctctcccctcgGGTCACTTGGATGAGCCCCTGTTGTTGGAGTCCAGTGCCCCAAGGGCTGGCCTTCCTTGTCCCTCTCCTGCTCCCAGCCCGCTGACCGAGCACTCCTGGGCCTTCCCGCAGGACTGGGGTGGCGGTACTCCAGTTCAGGCAACTCAGTGCCCGGGAGCCCTTCTGCTGAGCACAGCAGAGCAGCGCTGTCCCCCTGGGTTTGGTCACCTGGGTGTGCCGCTCGCCTGCTCTGTGGCCTGCTTTGCCCTCCTGTTCAGCGAGGACAAGGCACTGCCCTTCCTAGCCACATGTGGCACCAGTGGGGCAGCTCccatcctgggggagggcagccaGGCCCAGACCCAGAGGCCTTCCTCAGGAGGAGGCCCAGGAGAAGGGGCTGGCCTGGGCCCTGACTCTGAGGCAGGTGTTTGTCTCCACTGAGTCCATAGTCAACCCAGGTGTGTCACTTCCCTGCTCTGTTCGttgttgttttctgatttttataaatgcttatttttactTGACTTTGAGATTGATCCCTGTTCAGTTCCATGTGGAAAATTTCTAGCCTTTGTAGCCTTCTGTTGTCTGAGGGTTCTTGTTAGAGCTCAGGGGAGGGAGCCCAGTTTATCCAGCTGCTCTTAAATGAGTTCAGCTGTATTTTGCACTAAGTTCCCTTGCTGTCACCAAGCTCCTGTGGGGCTGCACGGGATCAGTATTCCTTACAGAATCCCACCAAAAAGGCACAGGTTAGTTGGTCAAAACAACACACTCATTGTTTATAACAATACATGCCATGCATGTTTCCTAAAACCTCCCCTGGTTTAACCACACACCGAAATGTATCAGTGAGACCTGTTTGGACCCTGCAGGGTTAATCTGTTCCCACactgtctttcctttcctcacaCCCAGGACCAGCAGAAACGCTGGGTGTCCAAGAGAGatcatcttcttcttcttttttttaattagtttattttttaattgaaaggtaattgctttacagaattttcttttctgtcaaacctcaacaggaatcagccataggtacccatatatctcctcctttttgaacctcccaCCGCTCTAGGGTGATACAAGATCATCTCTTAGTGAAGACCTGGGGGCGCCTTATGGAATCCACTGTGAGCGAATGACACTTGAACTGCGTGTAAGTACTTCAGTGGGTAGTCCCCAGTCTGTATGTTACCGAGAAATACGATCCAGGCACATGGTGTTCACGTGGAGGGGTTAggtaccttttctgtgtttctcttgtTGTCATGGGTTCCAGTAACCTGCATCATCACTCCAAATGATCTTGGATGGTGGCACAAgctgtgtctttttctccttcaaacagAAAGGTCTGGACGGCTTTGCTGAGAGGTTTTgtactctagctgtggtgcttctGAGTAGCATCTGGCGATGAGCACAGTCCTTTCATCAGGGCAGTTCATGCTGTGCAGGATTCACGGTGCCAGCATCGCTCTGCTGTCCTGCCCCGCAGGGCCATCTGGTCGCTGGATTCCAGGGAGGGCTGAGGCCGGCTGCAGGGAGGCTCCTGTCCGGGGTCTCTGCACTCAGTCAGATGCTCTCGGTGCCCCATAGCCCCCCTTTTTTTGAACAAGACAGTCCTTTACGATGGCATTAAGCTATAACAAGGGTTTTTTTGTACTTGGGGGAAAGCATAGCTAATAGATCTTCAAATAAGTTTCTGGTTATAATGTAAAGCCTGTGTGATTGCCTTTTTCAGAACAGTCTATTGTTAGCCAATTTGACACTTACCTCACTCCCTCAGCTGCCAGCTATACAGGAAGAGGTAGGAGATGACAAGACCGCCATCAAATGTGAAACCTCGACCCTCGCCTGGCCACGGTCCCTTCGGCTGGGCCGCCTGCGCACGGGGGCGCTGCGCACAGCCACCCATGAGGACCTCAGGGACGCCCACAAGTAAGCGACCTGTGTGTGCGTCGTCAGTTTCAGGAGCCCTGCGCCTCTTGTCTTGAAAGAGTTGCAAGGATGATTTTAAAGGAATACCACTGAGTTCGGTGCCTGTGTTTAGTGGTGAACTTCAGGTGCTGGGGAAGAAGAGCTCAGTgacctcagtgattttagaaaacGTCCATCTCTACAGATTGACTCCTGTGGGAGCTTTCTTCCTGCTCTTGGTAGAGGTCTGCCCGGCCTGGGGCACGTTCCTGACAGTGACGGCCCCGTGCCTCTCGGGT of Bos indicus x Bos taurus breed Angus x Brahman F1 hybrid unplaced genomic scaffold, Bos_hybrid_MaternalHap_v2.0 tig00003389_arrow_arrow_obj, whole genome shotgun sequence contains these proteins:
- the LOC113888962 gene encoding liprin-alpha-1-like, with the translated sequence MVTTLFFPVCFSRPHLGSAPDLRFPVADRPADSLGNGAVLRCPQKGRLAALHDEPSEVQTRKEQDCERTQQASMLADVAQAFESDESVSDDEGDRVTLFSSATQLSPSRQANAKTLTVMMQEQLDIINEEIRLIEEEKENTEQRAEETESREGRGSLGSLRRFKSVSSLNLLSTSSHADSCPPLPKPRRRQHSLAQEGDQLGIMTLLPAIQEEVGDDKTAIKCETSTLAWPRSLRLGRLRTGALRTATHEDLRDAHNSTGSQDSPGNNPSSSTSSQGSLHKAPKKKGIKSSISRLFRKKEKGRPEHPSKEALGPGRIFTPSATWKAPVNADN